From one Paeniglutamicibacter psychrophenolicus genomic stretch:
- a CDS encoding universal stress protein has translation MSILVGYVPTKVGEAAVRAAISEAKLRNEELLIVNSVREGALVDKSVASAEDIERIKQSTVDAGIKARILESIHRDDLAEEILDLAEKHDVSLIVIGLRQRSQVGKFIMGSHAQRILLQAEHPVLAVKADQV, from the coding sequence ATGAGCATCCTAGTTGGATACGTTCCGACCAAGGTCGGTGAGGCCGCGGTGCGGGCCGCGATCAGCGAGGCCAAGCTTCGCAACGAGGAGCTGTTGATCGTGAACTCGGTGCGCGAGGGCGCGCTGGTCGACAAGTCGGTGGCGAGCGCCGAGGACATCGAGCGCATCAAGCAGTCCACCGTGGATGCGGGCATCAAGGCGCGGATCCTGGAATCCATCCACCGCGACGACCTCGCCGAGGAAATCCTGGACCTGGCCGAGAAGCATGACGTCTCGCTGATCGTCATCGGGTTGCGCCAGCGCTCCCAGGTGGGCAAGTTCATCATGGGCTCCCACGCCCAGCGCATCCTGCTGCAGGCCGAGCACCCGGTGCTGGCCGTGAAGGCGGACCAGGTCTAG
- a CDS encoding ABC transporter permease yields MLTYLRKRIISSALPLVVVVVGVFALARMTGNPASLYLPLNATEAMRADFIAKNGLDQPVIIQMADYFGGLLRLDFGTSLRTGEDAAAMALRAFPATLQLAAMTMVIAIVLAIIVGSAAALKPTGVLDRFASFVSMAAASIPDFWLAIVGIWVFAIYLGWLPTSGVMGAAAWVLPVATLVMRPFGALVQVIRGAMVTSLSEPYIKLARSKGATEYRVVTAHALRNAAAPALTVAGDLTVGLINGAVVVETIFGWPGIGKLMIDSILQRDFAVLQACVLLTALAIFVLNILIDLGYALLDPRVRPTAGARARRKARTGSIDNTPAAPIEPHVPAAAGANA; encoded by the coding sequence ATGCTCACCTATCTGCGTAAAAGGATCATCTCCTCCGCACTGCCGCTGGTGGTCGTGGTGGTGGGGGTCTTCGCCCTGGCCCGGATGACCGGAAATCCGGCAAGCCTCTACCTGCCGCTGAACGCCACCGAGGCCATGCGCGCCGACTTCATTGCCAAGAACGGACTGGACCAGCCGGTCATCATCCAGATGGCCGACTACTTCGGGGGCCTGCTGCGGCTGGACTTCGGAACCTCGCTGCGCACCGGGGAGGACGCCGCAGCCATGGCGCTGCGCGCCTTCCCGGCCACGCTGCAACTGGCCGCGATGACCATGGTGATCGCCATCGTGCTGGCGATCATCGTGGGCTCCGCGGCCGCCCTGAAACCCACCGGGGTGCTGGACCGCTTCGCGTCCTTCGTCTCCATGGCCGCGGCCTCGATCCCGGACTTCTGGCTGGCGATCGTGGGCATCTGGGTCTTCGCCATCTACCTGGGCTGGCTGCCCACCTCCGGGGTCATGGGAGCCGCGGCCTGGGTGCTGCCGGTGGCCACGCTGGTGATGCGGCCCTTCGGGGCGCTGGTCCAGGTCATCCGCGGGGCCATGGTCACCTCGCTGTCCGAGCCCTACATCAAGCTCGCCCGCTCCAAGGGCGCCACCGAATACCGCGTGGTCACCGCCCACGCCCTGCGCAACGCCGCGGCCCCGGCCCTGACGGTTGCCGGGGACCTGACGGTGGGGCTGATCAACGGCGCCGTGGTGGTCGAGACCATCTTCGGCTGGCCCGGCATCGGCAAGCTGATGATCGACTCGATCCTGCAGCGCGACTTCGCGGTCCTCCAGGCCTGCGTGCTGCTCACCGCCCTGGCCATCTTCGTGCTGAACATCCTGATCGACCTGGGCTACGCGTTGCTTGACCCGCGGGTCCGTCCCACCGCCGGTGCCCGGGCCCGCCGCAAGGCGCGCACCGGATCAATCGACAACACCCCGGCCGCACCGATCGAACCCCACGTCCCTGCCGCCGCCGGCGCGAACGCCTAG
- a CDS encoding ABC transporter permease, which produces MTQTLNGPVEGKRGTRPAKATLGGPSMFAMLLRDKFATVGAVILGLVVLTAIFGPALMGELATKQNLMFMNKAPFNPENGWAYFLGSDSLGRSVLARLIVATRTTLLVAVPAVAVALFIGSLWGVWAGYHRGRRENISMRIADIIMSFPSLLLAVVVLYVFSPSVANIVLILAVTRIPIYMRTARAESAELQSRTFVDAARTFGTKPNSIIAMHVIPVVTPTLLTLATLEFCYVMLAESSLSFLGIGIQPPDVSWGLMVAQGRQYLQTAWWLSILPGLAIVITAIAANMLAAWLRIATDPAQRWRLTLQKTVRKASKAASKEAK; this is translated from the coding sequence ATGACACAGACATTGAACGGCCCCGTCGAGGGCAAGCGCGGCACCCGGCCCGCGAAGGCGACCCTGGGCGGACCGAGCATGTTCGCCATGCTGCTGCGCGACAAGTTCGCGACCGTCGGAGCGGTGATCCTGGGCCTGGTGGTCCTCACCGCGATCTTCGGGCCGGCGCTGATGGGCGAGCTGGCCACCAAGCAAAACCTGATGTTCATGAACAAAGCTCCCTTCAATCCCGAAAACGGGTGGGCGTACTTCCTGGGCTCGGACTCGCTGGGCCGCTCGGTGCTCGCGCGGCTCATCGTCGCCACCCGCACGACCCTGCTGGTCGCGGTGCCCGCCGTCGCGGTGGCCCTGTTCATCGGCTCCCTCTGGGGCGTCTGGGCCGGCTACCACCGCGGCAGGCGCGAAAACATCTCCATGCGCATCGCCGACATCATCATGTCCTTCCCCTCGCTGCTGCTGGCCGTCGTGGTGCTCTACGTCTTCAGTCCCTCGGTGGCCAACATCGTGCTGATCCTGGCCGTGACCCGCATCCCGATCTACATGCGCACCGCCCGGGCCGAATCCGCCGAACTGCAGTCCCGCACCTTCGTGGACGCGGCGCGGACCTTCGGCACCAAGCCCAACTCGATCATCGCCATGCACGTGATCCCGGTGGTCACACCCACCCTGCTGACCCTGGCCACGCTGGAATTCTGCTACGTGATGCTCGCCGAATCCTCGCTGTCCTTCCTGGGCATCGGCATCCAGCCGCCGGACGTGAGCTGGGGGCTGATGGTGGCCCAGGGCCGCCAATACCTGCAGACCGCCTGGTGGCTCTCGATCCTGCCGGGCCTAGCCATCGTCATCACCGCGATCGCCGCGAACATGCTGGCCGCCTGGCTGCGCATCGCCACCGACCCGGCGCAGCGCTGGCGCCTGACCCTGCAGAAGACCGTCCGCAAGGCATCCAAGGCCGCATCGAAGGAGGCAAAGTGA
- a CDS encoding FadR/GntR family transcriptional regulator translates to MKPNLTTGLIEHLREQISSGAIAPGDKLPSENALIAEHGVSRTVVREAVTRLQAEGLVHTRRGAGSFALTPPAPETGAQARVPRTLAERRQLLEFRMGLESEAAAAAAVAGSADTLPALDAALAAFRQAGTNASRSMSCDFEFHSAVAAGSGNPYFLDAVHHLGPAMIAMPRQRLDSTDSVLLPRLEQVAEEHLTIRNAIASGNAMAAAAAMRVHLANSLHRLEVEAGMTTAGN, encoded by the coding sequence ATGAAACCCAATCTGACGACCGGCCTGATTGAGCACCTGCGCGAGCAGATCAGCTCCGGAGCAATCGCCCCGGGAGACAAGCTCCCGAGCGAAAATGCCCTGATCGCCGAACACGGCGTCTCCCGCACCGTGGTGCGTGAGGCCGTGACCCGGCTGCAGGCCGAAGGGTTGGTCCACACGCGCCGCGGTGCCGGCAGCTTTGCCCTGACTCCCCCGGCCCCGGAAACCGGTGCACAGGCGCGGGTCCCCAGGACCCTGGCCGAACGCCGGCAACTGCTCGAGTTCCGCATGGGACTCGAGTCCGAGGCTGCGGCCGCAGCAGCGGTTGCGGGGAGCGCCGACACCCTGCCCGCCCTCGATGCGGCGCTTGCGGCATTCCGGCAGGCCGGAACCAACGCCTCGCGTTCCATGAGCTGCGACTTCGAGTTCCATTCCGCCGTTGCGGCCGGAAGCGGGAACCCCTACTTCCTTGATGCGGTGCACCACCTCGGTCCGGCGATGATTGCCATGCCCCGCCAACGACTCGATTCAACGGATTCGGTCCTGCTCCCCCGTCTGGAACAGGTCGCGGAGGAACACCTCACCATCCGCAATGCCATCGCCTCGGGCAACGCCATGGCCGCAGCCGCGGCGATGCGGGTGCATCTGGCGAACTCGCTGCACCGGCTCGAGGTCGAGGCCGGAATGACTACCGCCGGCAACTAA
- a CDS encoding tripartite tricarboxylate transporter TctB family protein encodes MRADKAPHVEDAPEMDEEILTPEQLAAAWAAEAPEPAGPVANLVSSLVAMALGIAGLLLSLKLGLGTPAEPRPGMWPFIVSLVVAVLSVVQVVIGRTGGKDGEKFSSYSWYAGIGFATLVGMVLLMPVVGFEIPSLLLCFIWMRWLGGERWRSATMYSILIVAAFYAIFIAALGTTIPRLF; translated from the coding sequence ATGCGAGCCGATAAAGCGCCGCACGTCGAAGACGCCCCGGAGATGGACGAAGAGATCCTGACCCCCGAGCAGCTCGCTGCTGCTTGGGCCGCCGAAGCGCCGGAACCGGCCGGGCCAGTGGCCAACCTGGTCTCCTCATTGGTGGCCATGGCCCTGGGCATCGCAGGGTTGCTGCTCTCGCTGAAACTGGGATTGGGAACGCCGGCCGAACCACGGCCGGGCATGTGGCCCTTCATTGTCAGCCTCGTCGTTGCCGTGCTGTCGGTGGTCCAGGTCGTCATCGGCCGCACCGGCGGCAAGGACGGGGAAAAGTTCTCGTCCTACTCCTGGTACGCCGGAATCGGTTTTGCCACGCTCGTGGGCATGGTGCTGCTCATGCCGGTGGTCGGCTTCGAGATCCCGTCGCTGCTGTTGTGCTTCATCTGGATGCGGTGGCTCGGTGGCGAGCGCTGGCGCTCGGCCACCATGTATTCGATCCTGATTGTTGCAGCGTTCTACGCGATCTTCATTGCCGCACTCGGAACCACCATCCCCCGACTTTTCTAA
- a CDS encoding ABC transporter ATP-binding protein, translating into MEVLDRQTRDKATAQAVLAVDGLDVDIRTPSGTVRVVGNVSFTAYQGQTLALLGESGCGKSMTAKAIAGLLDPVASVAGGTVELEGRDLNAMSPRQRREVAGPGLGIVFQDALTALNPVYTVGTQLGEAFRIHRGMNKKQARAQAIELMRRVGIPEPEVRVSAYPHQFSGGMRQRILIAMAVALGPRLLIADEPTTALDVTVQAQIMELLRRLREEEDMAVVLITHDLAVVAEEADDVCIMYAGNVVESGPVATVFSTPTHPYTKGLLESVPTHAVRGDDLSSIPGSPPELAKIPAGCVYADRCPMAAAICREVRPELRPSGENQFSACHFSESLRAGSASAPASGTAASMDLGSTPHEENQ; encoded by the coding sequence ATGGAAGTACTTGATCGCCAAACCCGGGACAAAGCCACCGCCCAGGCCGTGTTGGCCGTCGACGGGCTGGACGTGGACATCCGCACCCCCTCCGGCACTGTGCGGGTGGTCGGCAACGTTTCCTTCACCGCCTACCAGGGCCAGACCCTGGCGCTGCTGGGCGAATCCGGCTGCGGCAAGTCCATGACCGCCAAGGCCATCGCCGGCCTGCTGGACCCGGTGGCCTCGGTTGCCGGGGGAACCGTGGAACTCGAGGGCAGGGACCTGAACGCGATGAGCCCGCGGCAGCGCCGCGAGGTCGCCGGACCGGGCCTGGGCATCGTCTTCCAGGACGCGCTGACCGCGCTGAACCCCGTCTACACCGTCGGCACCCAGCTGGGCGAGGCCTTCCGGATCCACCGCGGCATGAACAAGAAGCAGGCCCGCGCCCAGGCCATCGAGCTGATGCGCCGGGTCGGCATCCCCGAGCCCGAGGTGCGGGTCTCGGCCTACCCCCACCAGTTCTCCGGCGGCATGCGCCAGCGCATCCTCATCGCCATGGCCGTGGCGCTGGGCCCGCGGCTGCTGATCGCCGACGAACCCACCACCGCCCTGGATGTCACGGTGCAGGCGCAGATCATGGAGCTGCTGCGCCGGCTGCGTGAGGAGGAGGACATGGCCGTCGTGCTGATCACCCACGACCTCGCGGTGGTCGCCGAGGAGGCAGACGACGTCTGCATCATGTATGCCGGCAACGTGGTGGAAAGCGGGCCGGTGGCCACGGTGTTCTCCACCCCCACACACCCCTACACCAAGGGCCTGCTCGAGTCCGTTCCCACCCACGCGGTGCGCGGGGACGACCTGTCCTCCATCCCCGGCAGCCCGCCGGAACTGGCCAAGATCCCCGCAGGCTGCGTCTATGCGGACCGCTGCCCCATGGCCGCGGCGATCTGCCGCGAGGTCCGCCCCGAACTGCGCCCCAGCGGGGAGAACCAGTTCTCCGCCTGCCACTTCTCCGAATCCCTTCGCGCGGGTTCCGCCTCGGCGCCCGCATCCGGGACCGCTGCATCCATGGACCTTGGATCAACACCGCATGAGGAAAACCAATGA
- a CDS encoding L-talarate/galactarate dehydratase, with the protein MSYTPDAIRHVKLSTARLPLATPISDAKVFTGRQKPMTEVVFLFAEIKTEQGHEGVGFSYSKRAGGPAQFAHAKEVAETMIGEDPNDIAKLYTKLLWAGASVGRSGVATQALAALDIALYDLKSKRAGLPLAKFLGSHRDSVRTYNTSGGFLNASISEVKDRASQSIEEGIGGIKIKVGLPDSSEDLRRVAAVREHIGPNVPLMVDANQQWDRATALRMGRKLEEFDLVWIEEPLDAYDAEGHAALAAALDTPIATGEMLASVAEHERLIATRACDIIQPDAPRIGGITQFLRLATLADQAGLDLAPHFAMEIHLHLAAAYPREPWVEHFDWLDPLFNERLETKDGRMIVPNRPGLGFTFSDQARAWTTDTVEFGRA; encoded by the coding sequence ATGAGCTACACCCCCGATGCCATTCGCCACGTCAAGCTGTCCACCGCGCGCTTGCCCCTGGCCACCCCGATCTCCGATGCCAAGGTCTTCACCGGCCGCCAAAAGCCGATGACCGAGGTCGTCTTCCTCTTCGCGGAGATCAAGACCGAGCAGGGCCACGAAGGTGTCGGGTTCTCCTACTCGAAGCGCGCCGGCGGGCCGGCACAGTTCGCCCACGCCAAGGAAGTCGCCGAGACCATGATCGGCGAGGACCCCAACGACATTGCCAAGCTCTATACCAAGCTCCTGTGGGCCGGCGCCTCGGTGGGCCGCTCGGGTGTCGCCACCCAGGCACTCGCTGCCCTCGACATTGCCCTCTACGACCTGAAGTCGAAGCGCGCGGGCCTGCCGCTGGCCAAGTTCCTCGGATCCCACCGGGACTCGGTGCGCACCTACAACACCTCCGGCGGCTTCCTCAATGCCTCCATCTCCGAGGTCAAGGACCGTGCCAGCCAGTCCATCGAGGAAGGAATCGGCGGCATCAAGATCAAGGTCGGTCTGCCCGATTCCTCCGAGGACCTGCGCCGCGTCGCTGCGGTTCGCGAACACATCGGCCCCAACGTGCCGTTGATGGTGGATGCCAACCAGCAGTGGGACCGTGCCACCGCGCTGCGCATGGGCCGCAAGCTCGAGGAATTCGACCTGGTTTGGATCGAGGAACCGCTCGACGCCTACGACGCCGAGGGACACGCGGCACTCGCCGCGGCGCTGGACACCCCGATCGCCACCGGCGAGATGCTCGCATCGGTCGCCGAGCACGAGCGCCTGATCGCCACCCGGGCCTGCGACATCATCCAGCCCGACGCCCCGCGCATCGGCGGCATCACCCAGTTCCTGCGCCTGGCCACTCTTGCGGACCAGGCAGGCCTGGACCTGGCGCCACACTTCGCCATGGAGATCCACCTGCACCTCGCCGCCGCCTACCCGCGCGAACCATGGGTGGAGCACTTCGACTGGCTCGACCCGCTGTTCAACGAGCGTCTCGAGACCAAGGACGGGCGCATGATCGTCCCGAACCGCCCCGGACTCGGCTTCACCTTCAGCGACCAGGCCCGCGCCTGGACGACCGACACCGTCGAGTTCGGCCGAGCTTAA
- a CDS encoding tripartite tricarboxylate transporter permease, producing the protein MDFFGPVLDGFGVVLDPTNLLYCLLGVAIGMLIGVLPGLGPAATIAILLPLTYGVEPVTAIIMLAGIFYGAQYGGTITSVLLRIPGEASSVVTVFDGYVLAKQGRAGTALGIAAIGSFIGGTVGIIGLTFLAPVVASFALDFGPPEYTALALLGILLVATISGGSKIKALIAAAFGLFLATVGRDIFTGAERFTFGNLSMADGIDFVPIAMGLFGVGEILYNLEERHRAASAPATVANVWPSRKDLKQASGAIGRGSVLGFFLGILPGGGATIASLAAYAVEKKRAKDPSRFGKGAIEGVAGPETANNAAATSSFIPLLTLGIPANATMAIIFGALLIQGVTPGPQLITEHPELFWGVVNSMYIGNILLLIMSIPLVGLFVKILRIRAAILAPITALITMLGAYTIRNSMFDVMLVVLFGALGYLMKKFGFEPGPLVLAFVLGSLLESSLRRSLLVLEGDPTGFFTRPISATLLVTFVIVAVWPMVKTVLDKRKKANAVLSDPKVKEKV; encoded by the coding sequence ATGGATTTCTTCGGCCCGGTCTTGGACGGCTTTGGTGTTGTCCTGGACCCAACCAATCTTCTGTACTGCCTGCTCGGCGTCGCCATCGGCATGCTGATCGGCGTGCTGCCGGGCCTGGGCCCGGCGGCAACCATCGCCATCCTGCTTCCCCTGACCTACGGGGTTGAGCCGGTCACCGCGATCATCATGCTCGCGGGCATCTTCTACGGAGCCCAGTACGGCGGCACCATCACCTCGGTGTTGCTGCGCATTCCAGGCGAGGCCAGTTCCGTGGTGACCGTCTTTGACGGCTACGTCCTGGCCAAGCAGGGACGGGCGGGCACCGCCCTGGGAATCGCCGCCATCGGTTCCTTCATCGGCGGCACCGTGGGCATCATCGGGTTGACCTTCCTGGCCCCGGTGGTCGCAAGCTTCGCACTGGACTTCGGCCCGCCGGAGTACACGGCACTGGCCCTGCTGGGCATCTTGCTGGTCGCCACCATTTCCGGCGGATCAAAGATCAAGGCCTTGATTGCCGCGGCCTTCGGATTGTTCCTGGCCACGGTGGGACGCGACATCTTCACCGGTGCCGAGCGCTTCACCTTCGGGAACCTCTCGATGGCAGACGGCATTGATTTCGTGCCCATCGCCATGGGCCTGTTCGGTGTGGGAGAGATCCTCTACAACCTCGAGGAACGGCACCGTGCGGCCTCCGCGCCCGCCACGGTCGCCAATGTCTGGCCCTCGCGCAAGGACCTCAAGCAGGCCTCGGGCGCCATCGGACGCGGCTCGGTGCTCGGATTCTTCCTGGGCATCCTGCCCGGCGGCGGAGCCACCATCGCCTCGCTGGCCGCCTACGCCGTGGAAAAGAAGCGCGCCAAGGATCCCTCGCGCTTCGGCAAGGGCGCCATCGAGGGCGTGGCCGGACCGGAAACCGCGAACAACGCGGCGGCCACCAGCTCCTTCATCCCGCTGCTGACCCTGGGCATTCCCGCCAACGCCACCATGGCCATCATCTTCGGTGCGCTGCTGATCCAGGGCGTGACCCCGGGCCCGCAGCTGATCACCGAGCACCCGGAGCTCTTCTGGGGCGTGGTGAACTCGATGTACATCGGAAACATCCTGCTGCTGATCATGTCGATCCCGCTGGTGGGACTGTTCGTGAAGATCCTGCGGATCCGTGCAGCGATCCTTGCACCGATCACGGCGCTGATCACCATGCTCGGCGCCTACACGATCCGAAACTCGATGTTCGACGTCATGCTTGTGGTGCTCTTCGGTGCACTGGGCTACCTGATGAAGAAGTTCGGCTTCGAGCCCGGCCCGCTGGTGCTGGCATTCGTGCTGGGAAGCCTTCTCGAGTCCTCGCTGCGCCGCTCGCTGCTGGTGCTGGAGGGCGATCCGACCGGGTTCTTCACCCGGCCGATCTCCGCCACGCTGCTGGTGACATTCGTGATCGTGGCCGTCTGGCCGATGGTCAAGACAGTTCTCGACAAACGCAAGAAGGCAAACGCCGTCTTGTCCGACCCCAAGGTTAAGGAAAAGGTATGA
- a CDS encoding ABC transporter substrate-binding protein → MFFANKPGNPVTRTRRLSMAVAAGALLGTTVLAGCSVANSEGATGSSGAGGPAAGDTLRVVLQQEPPTLEACESNLTSTGVVVRSTITEPLIERNPTTGELEPKLATEWTSSDDTKWTLKLREGVKFHDDSEFTAEDAAATIDRAVNGKLGCNVEGYVFGDDDLKLNVVDATTLEVTAPKADPILPLRLSFLEVVPSETSTTEKVREPIGTGPYKLDKWEAGQSINVSAFADYWGEAPAFPKANYQWRSEGSVRAAMITSGEADIATGLSPEDNIGDLGVSYPNNETVALRMHADKAPFTDIRVRQAVNYAIDKEAIVASLYGGRDKAAAQLVPEGVVGHSDSLVVWPYDPEKAKSLVDEAKADGVDTSAQISMIVRTAQFPKIEELGQVLQEQLTQAGLNVKLKMLETSQHLTYQVRPFPTDDEGAIMLMTQHGNQAGDAAFTVDQYMTTKGAQSAFGTPELDKLIAEADAATGEDRQGAFEKVFSYQNDNVVQFAHIAHQTGMLGIAKTVGYTPNSSSGDELRLAEVTTAK, encoded by the coding sequence ATGTTTTTTGCCAACAAGCCCGGGAACCCCGTGACCCGCACCCGACGACTCTCCATGGCCGTGGCCGCCGGCGCCCTGTTGGGCACCACCGTGCTCGCAGGCTGCTCCGTGGCCAACTCCGAAGGCGCCACCGGCTCCTCCGGGGCCGGGGGACCGGCCGCCGGCGACACCCTGCGCGTGGTCCTGCAGCAGGAACCGCCGACCCTCGAGGCCTGCGAATCGAACCTCACCAGCACCGGCGTGGTGGTGCGCTCGACCATCACCGAGCCGTTGATCGAACGCAACCCCACCACCGGTGAGCTCGAGCCCAAGCTCGCCACCGAGTGGACCAGCAGCGACGACACCAAGTGGACCCTGAAGCTGCGCGAGGGCGTGAAGTTCCACGACGATTCCGAATTCACCGCCGAGGACGCTGCGGCCACCATCGACCGCGCGGTCAACGGCAAGCTCGGCTGCAATGTCGAGGGCTACGTCTTCGGCGACGACGACCTGAAGCTCAACGTCGTTGACGCCACCACCCTTGAGGTCACCGCGCCCAAGGCCGATCCGATCCTGCCGCTGCGCCTCTCCTTCCTGGAAGTTGTCCCGTCCGAAACCTCCACCACCGAAAAGGTGCGCGAACCGATCGGCACCGGACCCTACAAGCTGGACAAGTGGGAAGCCGGGCAAAGCATCAACGTCTCGGCCTTTGCCGACTACTGGGGCGAGGCCCCCGCCTTCCCGAAGGCCAACTACCAGTGGAGGAGCGAGGGCAGCGTCCGCGCCGCCATGATCACCTCCGGCGAGGCGGACATCGCCACCGGCCTGAGCCCGGAAGACAACATCGGGGACCTGGGCGTCTCCTACCCGAACAACGAGACCGTCGCCCTGCGCATGCACGCAGACAAGGCCCCGTTCACCGACATCCGGGTTCGCCAGGCCGTGAACTACGCCATCGACAAGGAAGCCATCGTCGCCTCGCTTTACGGCGGACGCGACAAGGCAGCCGCCCAGCTGGTGCCCGAGGGCGTCGTGGGGCACAGCGACTCCTTGGTCGTCTGGCCGTACGACCCGGAAAAGGCCAAGTCACTGGTGGACGAGGCCAAGGCCGACGGGGTGGACACCTCCGCGCAGATCAGCATGATCGTGCGCACCGCGCAGTTCCCCAAGATCGAGGAACTGGGCCAGGTGCTGCAGGAACAGCTGACCCAGGCCGGGCTGAACGTGAAGCTGAAGATGCTCGAGACCAGCCAGCACCTGACCTACCAGGTCCGCCCGTTCCCCACCGATGACGAGGGCGCGATCATGCTGATGACCCAGCACGGCAACCAGGCCGGAGACGCGGCCTTCACGGTGGACCAGTACATGACGACCAAGGGCGCCCAGTCCGCCTTCGGCACCCCGGAGCTCGACAAGCTCATCGCAGAAGCGGACGCCGCCACCGGCGAGGACCGCCAGGGCGCGTTCGAGAAGGTCTTCTCCTACCAGAACGACAACGTCGTCCAGTTCGCCCACATCGCCCACCAGACCGGCATGCTCGGCATCGCCAAGACCGTGGGATACACGCCGAACTCCTCCTCGGGCGACGAGCTGCGCCTGGCCGAGGTCACCACGGCCAAGTAG
- a CDS encoding helix-turn-helix domain-containing protein, whose translation MRIGAAAKETFFAPEAPKAGEIYSFIEAHAARRGIAPSPKFFLSGGESGDQVEIPHEVYEVLVKAVDAMRRGLAVTITPSSLTLTTQQAAELLGITRPTLVKILDSGGMPFEKPGTHCRVQLEDVLAYKETRKYEQYAALASMGTVDDESPADAIERMKQARTEAARRRHRSTS comes from the coding sequence ATGCGTATCGGCGCAGCCGCCAAGGAAACGTTCTTCGCACCAGAAGCTCCGAAAGCCGGAGAGATCTACAGCTTCATTGAAGCTCATGCAGCGCGCAGGGGTATTGCTCCTTCGCCCAAGTTCTTCCTTTCTGGAGGAGAATCTGGCGACCAAGTCGAAATCCCCCATGAGGTCTACGAGGTTCTCGTTAAGGCCGTAGATGCGATGCGACGTGGTTTGGCGGTCACCATCACGCCAAGCTCGCTCACGCTCACCACTCAACAGGCAGCCGAATTGCTTGGGATAACCCGACCGACTCTCGTCAAGATTCTTGATTCCGGAGGAATGCCCTTCGAGAAGCCTGGAACGCATTGTCGAGTTCAACTTGAGGATGTTCTGGCATACAAGGAAACACGTAAATACGAGCAGTATGCGGCGCTTGCGTCCATGGGTACCGTGGATGACGAATCCCCTGCCGACGCCATTGAACGGATGAAGCAAGCCCGCACGGAAGCGGCACGCCGCCGCCATCGGTCCACGTCCTGA
- a CDS encoding 2-hydroxyacid dehydrogenase, with amino-acid sequence MSTDTSAITRRDPSPISGNAIVRVGPVNPTVAQALVDDYDSLVLPDAGDARDQFLNEHGEAIRVAVCSGKIGVDTELMKRLPNLEAIVNFGVGYDASDVAQAAERNIPISNTPDVLTDCVADTALGLYLNTLRSLGAAERFVRAGTWATGANFPLATRASSKRVGILGLGRIGAAIAKRLEAFGCEIHYHNRSEISGSPYTYHPSAAALAEATDVLVVAAAGGPASAGLVDATVLEAIGPKGFLINIARGSVVDEQALVAALQNGTIAGAGLDVFVNEPHAPEELFALENVVLLPHLGSGTHETRADMAALVLDNLRSYVDSGELITPVS; translated from the coding sequence ATGTCAACAGATACCAGCGCCATCACGCGGCGCGATCCCAGCCCCATTTCCGGGAACGCCATCGTGCGCGTCGGCCCGGTCAACCCAACGGTCGCGCAGGCACTGGTGGACGACTACGACTCGCTGGTCCTGCCCGATGCCGGGGACGCCCGCGACCAATTCCTGAACGAGCACGGCGAGGCGATCCGCGTCGCGGTGTGCTCCGGGAAGATCGGCGTGGACACCGAACTCATGAAGCGCCTGCCGAACCTCGAAGCCATCGTGAACTTCGGTGTCGGCTACGACGCCTCCGACGTCGCACAGGCTGCCGAGCGCAACATCCCCATCAGCAACACCCCGGACGTGCTCACCGACTGCGTCGCGGACACCGCACTGGGCCTCTACCTGAACACCCTGCGCTCGCTGGGCGCCGCCGAGCGCTTCGTGCGCGCCGGCACCTGGGCCACGGGCGCGAACTTCCCGCTGGCCACCCGCGCCAGTTCCAAGCGCGTGGGCATCCTGGGCCTGGGCCGCATCGGTGCGGCAATCGCCAAGCGCCTTGAGGCCTTCGGCTGCGAAATCCACTATCACAACCGCTCGGAAATCAGCGGCAGCCCGTACACATATCACCCCTCTGCCGCCGCACTGGCTGAGGCCACCGATGTGCTGGTCGTGGCCGCTGCGGGCGGGCCGGCCTCCGCCGGACTTGTCGATGCAACTGTGCTGGAAGCGATCGGCCCGAAGGGCTTCTTGATCAACATTGCCCGCGGCAGCGTCGTTGACGAGCAGGCCCTGGTCGCGGCCCTGCAGAACGGCACCATCGCCGGTGCCGGGCTTGACGTGTTCGTCAACGAGCCCCACGCCCCCGAAGAGCTCTTCGCGCTGGAGAACGTGGTCCTGCTGCCGCACCTGGGCAGCGGCACGCACGAGACGCGCGCCGACATGGCAGCGCTGGTGCTGGACAACTTGCGCAGCTACGTCGATTCGGGTGAACTGATCACGCCGGTCTCGTAG